CGCCCGCATCCGCCAGGAACTCGACGAACCCACCGACGAGTGGGGGATCCGCGTCGAGAGCGTCGAGGTCCGCGAGGTCAACCCCTCGAAGGACGTCCAGCGCGCGATGGAGCAACAGACCTCCGCCGAGCGGAAACGCCGCGCGATGATTCTGGAAGCCCAGGGTGAACGGCGCAGCGCCGTCGAGAAGGCCGAGGGTGACAAGCAAAGCGAGATCATCCGCGCCCAGGGTGAGAAGCAGAGCCAGATCCTCGAAGCCCAGGGTGACGCGATTTCGACCGTGCTGCGGGCCCGCTCCGCGGAATCGATGGGTGAGCGCGCGGTCATCGACAAGGGCATGGAGACACTCTCCGAGATCGGTCAGGGCGAGTCCACGACGTTCGTCCTGCCCCAGGAACTGTCCTCCCTGGTCGGCCGCTACGGCAAGCACCTCTCCGGCAGTGACGTCGAGAAGGACGGGACGGAACTCGAGGCCCTCGAGTTCGACGAGGAGACCCGCGAACTGATCGGTCTGGACGACATCTCCGAGATCATCGGCGAGATCGATCAGGAGGCCGAGATGGACGTCGAAGCGATGGAACAGGAGGCCCAGGCGATCAAGGAAGGCGAGGACCCGTCGACCATCACCGATCCCGACGAGGTCATCGAGGAGATGGATCAGGACTTCCAGGGCCAGACCGACGGCGGCACCGACGTGCCGACCGACGAGTCTGAGGAGTGACTAAATAACAGAATAATTATCTATAAAAGAGCTAACTGATAATTTTCGGTGAACAAAGCGGAGCGAAACCTGTTTTACCGGTCGCCCCGTTCTGGACGGTACGTAGATATGACATCGCCCGATGGGGTCGACGACGAGAAACGAGCGACCCTGCGCCGATTCGCTGCCCTCGGAGCCGCCTCTCCACTGGTCGGGCGCTCCGATTCAGCAGCGGCTGATACGGGTGAAAGCGACGCCCGCGACGCGATCGCGGGGTATCTCTCCACGACGCCTGGCGCACACTTCTCCAAGATTCGCGACGATCTCCAGCTCGGAACCGGCGAGACCCAACACCACCTGCGCCGGCTCGAGGACGTCGACGCGATCGAGCGCTACCGCGATGGCGACTACAAGCGGTTCGTCACGGCCGGCCGATTCGACGAGTTCGAGAAACGCGCGCTGGGCTACCTCCGGCGGGAGACGCCTCGCGGAATGCTGATCGAACTCCTCTTGAACCCGGACGCGACCGCGGGCAACCTGGCCGACGCGCTGGACGTCTCGCCGCCGACGGTGAGCAAGTACGCCGGCGAACTCGAGGATGCGGGGCTGCTCTCCCGCGACGACGGCTACGCGGTCGAACGTCCGGAGACGGTGCTCGTTCTGGTCGTCCGCCACGCTGACTCCTTTGGCGACCGGGCGCGAGAACTCGCCCGGAACGCGGATCGGTTCCTCGAGTATCGCGGATGAAACGCAGTACGAAGATGCTTACGCCGAGGTAAGACGCTGTTACTTCGGTTCGACAGTTTGCGCTTATGCGTTCGCTCCGTCGACGATATCCAGTAGCTCGATCAGTGACTCGAGTTCGTAGGTCGCGCCCGCCGGTCGGTCGCGGTCGCGGTTGTGGGGTCGTCGGACGTACGCGGTCTCCAGCCCGGCCGCCCGACCGGCGGTGACGTCTTTCGCCGAGTCGCCGACGTAAAGCCCCTCGCTGACGCCGAGCGTGTCGAGCGCGTCCTCGATGTAGTAGGGGGCGGGCTTGCGGCGCTCGTAGCCTTCGAACGTGGGATCACGGCCGCGGACGACCGCGAAATCGAACCCGAAGTGATCGGCGACGAATTCGGCGGTCTCGTGGCGGTTGTTGGTGACAAGGCCGATCGACGTCCGATCGCCGAGTTCGTGAATCGCATCGATATCGTCGTACGTCCCGCGCTCGCCCGAGCGGAGCCGGTCGTGGGTGCCGTTCGAGGCGTACGTCTCCTTCAGTTCCCAGAACCGCGCGGGATCGATCCCGAGGTCCGCGCAGTGCGCTCTAATCCGTTCGTAGTCGTGGCGCCTGAAATCGCGTCGCTGGGCGGGCGTCGGGTCGGCGCCGAGCTCGGCGAGCGCGGCGTCACCGGCGTCTGCGTACACCTGCGGATCGGTCCGAGGTCCGTCGAGGATGATCCCGTCCATGTCGAACAGTACCGGCGTCATTCGACACGAAATCGTACGTCGCGGGTAAAAGAGGTTCGGCGTCGCGCGTGACTCTCGGAACGATCGGTAAAATACGGAGAGAGAAGCGAGAGCTGGCGACGTGCCGGGCTTAAATATCGACTTTCCAGGTGGTGCTGGAGGAGTAACCCCATTTTTCGATCTCCACGTTATAATCTCCCTCCTGGAGTGCGGTGATGTTCGAGCCGACCTCTTTCGCCGTCATTCCGAGCTCCTTGCCGATGAGGCGGGACTTGAAGTACGTCTTGGTCGCCGCGTTCTCCCGGAGGTACTCCAGAATCCGCTGTTGTTTGCTCGTGAGGTCGGGCGCCATTGCAGTGCTCATACACAACGGGATGACAGGAACGGCCTTAGGGGGTTTGGTACGCGCGGTTAACCGACCGCAGTCGTGCGATTTCACCGGGGAGTAATCGGCGAATAATCGGACGGAAAGGTTTCGTTGGTACGTCCGGTTAAAACATCCCGGGTGCGGACTGTCGTTTGTTCGTGATCGTTACCGGCCGACGGGAGCCGATCGGCGGGTCCGACCAGCGGGGAGCGGTGCGGATGCGTCGACGCCGGTGACGGTCACGCGTCGACGTCGTAATACGGTGTTACGAACGGTCCGAACGCGCAGGCGACCGCTTCGCCGAGCGCATCCGCGCGGTCGGTCAGCCCGTCCGTGAGCGCGCCGGCGGCGCCGTCCGACTCGGCGACGTTCTCGGTTCCGAGCAGGTCGTCCATCACCGGTCCCAGCTCCGCACCGTCGTCGAGTCGCGCCGCGACCCCGTCGGGAAGCCGCAGCGTCGGCCCGCCGCCCCGTCCCACTCGCTCGCCGTCGGTGACGGCAGCCCACATGATCAGCGAGAGGCCAGGTGTCCCGTCCAGCCGGGCAACCCCGCCTTCGAGGCCGACGCCGTAGTCGGCGTCGGCTGCGGCGAGCGCACGGCGGGCGCGGTTCTCCGCGCCGGTGACGGTCTCCTCGATCGACCAGGGCTG
This window of the Natrinema salifodinae genome carries:
- a CDS encoding SPFH domain-containing protein, coding for MVPPLIPMQTGGALLFVGALVLVVVVAALLSAIEIVDAYEKRALTVFGEYRKLLEPGINFVPPFVSNTYRFDMRTQTLDVPRQEAITRDNSPVTADAVVYIKVMDAKKAFLEVDDYKRAVSNLAQTTLRAVLGDMELDDTLNKRQEINARIRQELDEPTDEWGIRVESVEVREVNPSKDVQRAMEQQTSAERKRRAMILEAQGERRSAVEKAEGDKQSEIIRAQGEKQSQILEAQGDAISTVLRARSAESMGERAVIDKGMETLSEIGQGESTTFVLPQELSSLVGRYGKHLSGSDVEKDGTELEALEFDEETRELIGLDDISEIIGEIDQEAEMDVEAMEQEAQAIKEGEDPSTITDPDEVIEEMDQDFQGQTDGGTDVPTDESEE
- a CDS encoding winged helix-turn-helix transcriptional regulator, with the protein product MTSPDGVDDEKRATLRRFAALGAASPLVGRSDSAAADTGESDARDAIAGYLSTTPGAHFSKIRDDLQLGTGETQHHLRRLEDVDAIERYRDGDYKRFVTAGRFDEFEKRALGYLRRETPRGMLIELLLNPDATAGNLADALDVSPPTVSKYAGELEDAGLLSRDDGYAVERPETVLVLVVRHADSFGDRARELARNADRFLEYRG
- a CDS encoding HAD family hydrolase, which translates into the protein MTPVLFDMDGIILDGPRTDPQVYADAGDAALAELGADPTPAQRRDFRRHDYERIRAHCADLGIDPARFWELKETYASNGTHDRLRSGERGTYDDIDAIHELGDRTSIGLVTNNRHETAEFVADHFGFDFAVVRGRDPTFEGYERRKPAPYYIEDALDTLGVSEGLYVGDSAKDVTAGRAAGLETAYVRRPHNRDRDRPAGATYELESLIELLDIVDGANA
- a CDS encoding DUF7123 family protein, which produces MAPDLTSKQQRILEYLRENAATKTYFKSRLIGKELGMTAKEVGSNITALQEGDYNVEIEKWGYSSSTTWKVDI
- the yjjX gene encoding inosine/xanthosine triphosphatase, which produces MKLAVGSTNPVKVDAVERTLARYEPTVTAVNVDSGVSEQPWSIEETVTGAENRARRALAAADADYGVGLEGGVARLDGTPGLSLIMWAAVTDGERVGRGGGPTLRLPDGVAARLDDGAELGPVMDDLLGTENVAESDGAAGALTDGLTDRADALGEAVACAFGPFVTPYYDVDA